In a single window of the Agrobacterium vitis genome:
- a CDS encoding LysR substrate-binding domain-containing protein, protein MKLSKQFPVNALRVFEAVARHNGFTRAAEELGMTQTAVSYQIKLLEDNLGALLFLRTSRQISLTEAGERLLPKTREGFELLREAVALARHEASEVLEIHSTPTFASHWLARHLGNFQLQHPGIAVRLLRNDGKPRDFVRESGDVGIHIGKEPVPGLICHPILKLSYAPMLSPALAASIGGVHEPADLLKLPRMSSDKTWWADWFRAAGVVSPLPRSTGLDAQGALDLQAGAAIAGHAMAFLSPFYVSDDLTAGRLIQPFDLLLGDDQIYWLVYPPSRRTLPKVKAFHQWLIANLPPFELNGVNTA, encoded by the coding sequence ATGAAATTGTCGAAACAGTTCCCGGTCAATGCATTGCGGGTGTTCGAGGCCGTTGCCCGCCACAATGGTTTTACCCGCGCCGCTGAAGAGCTTGGCATGACCCAGACGGCGGTGAGCTACCAGATCAAGCTGCTGGAGGACAATCTCGGCGCGCTGCTGTTTCTGCGGACGTCAAGGCAGATCAGCCTGACCGAGGCCGGAGAACGGCTGCTGCCGAAAACGCGGGAAGGCTTCGAGCTGCTGCGCGAGGCCGTGGCGCTGGCACGGCATGAGGCAAGCGAAGTTCTGGAAATTCACTCCACACCGACCTTTGCCTCCCATTGGCTGGCGCGCCATCTCGGCAATTTCCAACTCCAGCATCCTGGTATTGCCGTGCGCCTGCTGCGAAACGATGGGAAGCCGCGGGATTTTGTCCGCGAGAGCGGCGATGTCGGCATCCATATTGGCAAAGAGCCGGTACCCGGGTTGATCTGTCATCCGATATTGAAGCTCAGCTACGCCCCCATGCTCAGTCCCGCATTGGCCGCCAGCATTGGCGGTGTGCATGAACCGGCAGACCTTCTCAAACTGCCCCGCATGAGCAGCGACAAGACCTGGTGGGCAGACTGGTTTCGTGCCGCAGGCGTTGTTTCTCCCCTCCCCAGGTCAACAGGACTGGATGCTCAGGGCGCGCTCGACCTTCAAGCCGGAGCGGCAATTGCAGGCCACGCCATGGCCTTTCTCAGCCCCTTTTATGTCAGCGACGATCTGACGGCGGGCCGTCTGATCCAGCCCTTCGACTTGCTGCTGGGTGATGACCAGATCTACTGGCTGGTTTACCCGCCATCGCGCCGGACCTTGCCGAAGGTCAAGGCCTTTCACCAATGGCTGATTGCAAACCTGCCACCCTTCGAACTGAACGGCGTCAATACCGCTTGA
- a CDS encoding tetratricopeptide repeat-containing sulfotransferase family protein: protein MSALEKLQAQRQKLEPLLAMARQYKPADLAKLPTDDRRKAEDLQQMACTAARNLAEISIHLHDHAGATELLQAVLSIRAEPSAHSRLADLAQIDGRWPDAITHYRAAIAAGGPNAALYSALAHCLKQAGRHLEANEAYDLTLNHDPNQLAALNDKSFRSLIAGDFKLGLALAERAASAHPNDLTAHFNLGQALQGVGRMDEAKAAYRRVLNLDPTHVDSYLLLGMLSRARPDDPDIAAMQALHATLAVEPARRLKLGFALYKALNDISRYDDAFTYLEDANRKRRRQFTAYTIDQDLDLMQALQGRFTAEFIRSTQDSIAKAGYVQPERPIFVVGLPRSGTSLTEQILASHADVYGAGELETLSYAITDAFFKQDRQTLRGLDSVTPKALADAARRYIDPVREKAGGARVVDKMPVNFLWVGFIKLMFPDARIVIMKRDPLASGFALYSSYFPSDGMQYSYDQAETARYIAAQRRLCAHWQTLFPDDVLELGYEQLTLDQEGETRRLLAFCGLPWDANCLDFHKADRAVMTLSSAQVRQGLYSGVDKKTAHYRHRLGEMIAGLTLAGLLNEERLAANA, encoded by the coding sequence ATGAGCGCCCTGGAAAAGCTACAGGCCCAGCGCCAGAAACTGGAACCGCTGCTGGCCATGGCGCGCCAGTATAAGCCAGCCGATCTGGCCAAGCTGCCAACCGACGATCGCCGCAAGGCCGAGGATCTGCAACAGATGGCCTGCACAGCGGCGCGCAATCTGGCCGAAATTTCAATCCATCTTCATGACCACGCCGGAGCAACAGAGCTTCTGCAGGCGGTCTTGTCGATCCGCGCTGAGCCTTCCGCCCATAGCCGGCTTGCCGATCTGGCCCAGATCGACGGGCGCTGGCCGGATGCAATCACCCATTATCGGGCCGCAATAGCAGCAGGCGGTCCGAATGCCGCGCTCTACAGCGCCCTTGCCCATTGCCTCAAACAGGCGGGCCGCCATCTGGAGGCCAATGAGGCCTACGATCTAACCCTCAACCACGACCCAAACCAGTTAGCGGCGCTGAACGACAAAAGTTTCCGCAGCCTGATTGCAGGTGATTTCAAGCTAGGCCTGGCGCTGGCGGAGCGGGCGGCAAGCGCCCATCCCAACGATCTCACGGCGCATTTCAACCTGGGACAGGCATTGCAGGGCGTCGGGCGGATGGATGAGGCAAAGGCGGCCTATCGCAGGGTGCTGAACCTCGACCCCACCCATGTCGATAGCTATCTGCTGCTGGGCATGTTGAGCCGCGCCCGGCCAGACGATCCAGATATCGCCGCCATGCAGGCCCTGCATGCGACGCTGGCAGTTGAGCCTGCCCGACGGCTGAAACTCGGCTTTGCGCTTTACAAGGCGCTGAACGATATCAGCCGATACGACGATGCCTTCACCTATCTCGAAGACGCCAACCGTAAACGGCGGCGCCAATTCACGGCCTACACCATTGATCAGGATCTTGACCTGATGCAGGCGTTGCAAGGCCGGTTCACCGCCGAATTCATCCGCTCAACGCAGGACAGCATCGCCAAGGCGGGATATGTCCAGCCGGAACGGCCGATCTTCGTGGTTGGCCTGCCGCGCTCCGGCACCAGCCTGACGGAGCAGATCCTTGCCAGCCACGCGGATGTCTACGGCGCCGGTGAGTTGGAAACGCTCAGCTATGCGATTACCGACGCGTTCTTCAAACAAGACCGCCAGACATTGCGTGGCCTCGATAGTGTGACGCCCAAGGCCCTGGCCGATGCGGCGCGGCGCTATATCGATCCGGTCCGTGAAAAAGCTGGAGGTGCCCGTGTCGTCGATAAGATGCCGGTCAATTTCCTCTGGGTCGGCTTTATCAAGTTGATGTTTCCTGACGCCAGGATCGTCATCATGAAACGCGATCCGCTGGCCAGCGGCTTTGCGCTTTATTCCAGCTATTTTCCCAGTGACGGCATGCAATATAGCTACGACCAAGCCGAGACCGCCCGCTATATCGCCGCCCAGCGCAGGCTCTGCGCCCATTGGCAAACGCTGTTTCCTGATGATGTGCTGGAGCTGGGCTATGAGCAATTGACGCTCGACCAGGAAGGCGAAACGCGCCGCCTGCTGGCCTTTTGCGGCCTGCCCTGGGACGCAAACTGCCTCGACTTCCACAAGGCCGACAGGGCGGTGATGACACTCAGCAGCGCCCAGGTCCGCCAGGGGCTTTACAGCGGCGTCGATAAAAAGACAGCCCATTATCGTCATCGTCTAGGCGAGATGATCGCCGGGTTGACGCTGGCAGGATTGCTCAACGAAGAACGCCTTGCAGCAAATGCCTGA